From a region of the Bradyrhizobium sp. KBS0727 genome:
- a CDS encoding peroxidase family protein: MAVQKVAEASTLQTSGTEARNAAQPAAAPGFRHFLHTPLPSQRFRVFGIDPLESPALQSRLRGLMHRLSRRMDAEIYWPQHSDGAAEHWENPRIPSGYTYLLQFVAHDLVHSAIPLSVAGTLGAGTANARRMPLRLETLFGSGPVGSPHIYALDAPNDDRRTKLRLGRMRWKENEPATGCPFRDIARTGAENVTGIDRSIAGMRVALTEALVADPRNDDHAVMSQLTALFSLLHNSLIDHVRRQERSHGPNERFGAAYKRFRCVREAVTAIYHNILRNDLMRRLIHPTIYAAYSGPTPNFIDRPGQSARDSATGWQIPFEFSHGAFRFGHSMVRPEYNINDLSNQDLYNTLEKTSANDPVNMPLDETWMIRWSHFFRINGSKPNFSRRIGPYLSDGLGNDQIFPAFDETERVGLLYRDLLGAGLAGMWSVDALIAEIAARRPHFIAMSRLLFDRDYRISQLREWLAAAPAYGKLTDEDIETLSNDPPLPFFILFEAMLQPGAEGLRLGPLGSIMVSEVIFGALAGDPRTSNGDSLTDQLADLSRNYYPANFFQDIPDISSMAQLVEFTAEIAELKQAVPAFL, encoded by the coding sequence ATGGCGGTACAGAAGGTCGCTGAAGCTTCCACTCTCCAGACTTCTGGAACTGAAGCGCGCAACGCTGCTCAGCCCGCAGCAGCTCCCGGCTTTCGCCACTTCCTCCATACGCCACTGCCTTCGCAACGGTTTCGCGTTTTCGGGATCGACCCGCTGGAATCTCCCGCGCTGCAGTCGAGACTGCGCGGACTGATGCACCGCCTGTCGCGGCGGATGGATGCCGAAATATACTGGCCGCAGCATAGCGACGGAGCGGCCGAACACTGGGAAAACCCCCGCATCCCTTCCGGTTACACCTACCTGCTGCAGTTCGTTGCGCACGACCTGGTTCATTCGGCGATCCCGCTTTCGGTGGCCGGAACGCTCGGCGCCGGGACCGCCAATGCGCGCCGCATGCCGCTTCGGCTCGAAACCCTGTTCGGCAGCGGTCCCGTCGGATCGCCGCATATTTATGCACTCGACGCCCCGAATGACGACCGACGCACGAAGCTGCGGCTTGGGCGGATGCGCTGGAAAGAGAACGAGCCCGCGACCGGTTGCCCGTTCCGCGACATCGCGCGGACCGGGGCTGAGAACGTGACCGGGATCGACCGCAGCATCGCAGGCATGCGGGTTGCTCTCACCGAAGCGCTGGTCGCGGATCCCCGCAACGACGACCACGCCGTGATGTCGCAACTGACGGCGCTGTTCTCGCTGCTTCACAACAGCTTGATCGATCACGTCCGCCGTCAGGAAAGAAGCCACGGTCCGAACGAGCGGTTTGGCGCCGCCTACAAGCGCTTCCGGTGCGTTCGGGAAGCCGTTACCGCGATCTATCACAACATTCTGCGCAACGACCTGATGCGGAGGCTGATCCATCCGACGATCTATGCAGCCTATAGCGGACCAACGCCGAACTTCATCGACCGGCCGGGTCAATCCGCCAGGGACTCCGCGACCGGCTGGCAAATTCCGTTCGAATTCTCGCACGGCGCGTTTCGGTTCGGCCACTCCATGGTGCGGCCCGAATACAATATCAACGACCTGTCCAACCAGGACCTCTACAACACCCTCGAAAAGACCTCCGCGAACGATCCGGTCAACATGCCGCTCGACGAGACATGGATGATACGGTGGTCGCATTTCTTCCGGATCAACGGATCGAAGCCGAATTTCAGCCGGCGCATCGGTCCGTATCTCAGCGACGGATTGGGCAACGATCAGATCTTTCCGGCGTTCGACGAGACCGAACGGGTGGGCTTGCTGTATCGCGACCTGCTCGGCGCCGGGCTCGCCGGCATGTGGTCGGTAGACGCGCTGATCGCCGAGATCGCCGCGCGCAGACCGCACTTCATCGCCATGTCGCGCCTGCTGTTCGATCGCGACTATCGCATCAGCCAGCTCCGCGAATGGCTTGCCGCCGCGCCGGCCTATGGCAAGCTGACGGACGAGGACATCGAGACGCTTTCGAACGATCCGCCGCTGCCGTTCTTCATCCTGTTCGAAGCCATGCTGCAACCCGGCGCGGAAGGACTGCGCCTTGGGCCGCTCGGCTCGATCATGGTGTCGGAAGTGATATTCGGCGCACTCGCCGGCGATCCGCGCACATCCAACGGCGATTCACTGACCGATCAACTGGCCGATTTGTCCCGCAACTATTACCCGGCAAATTTTTTCCAGGACATTCCCGATATTTCGAGCATGGCGCAGCTGGTGGAATTCACCGCCGAAATTGCCGAGCTGAAGCAAGCCGTGCCCGCATTTCTGTGA